A single Staphylococcus muscae DNA region contains:
- the queA gene encoding tRNA preQ1(34) S-adenosylmethionine ribosyltransferase-isomerase QueA, which translates to MNIEAFDYDLPESLIAQTPLKDRDTSRLLHLDRQTGAVEDLHFKDITKFFKPGDTLVLNDTKVMPARLFGVKVETNAQVEMLMLNQVEGNDWEVLLKPAKRIKVGQSLSFGDGKIIATCIDTLDQGGRIMRLEYEGILQERLDELGEMPLPPYIKERLDDKDRYQTVYAKETGSAAAPTAGLHFTDSLLQDLQAMGVRLAFVTLHVGLGTFRPVSVDNIDDHEMHSEYYMMSQETADLLNQTKAEGHRIISVGTTSTRTLETIRRDHTQFVATSGWTDIFIYPGFEFKAVDGQITNFHLPKSTLVMLVSAFSTRQFVLDAYKHAVKESYRFFSFGDAMIII; encoded by the coding sequence TTGAATATAGAAGCATTTGATTATGATTTACCAGAATCTTTAATCGCCCAAACCCCATTGAAAGATCGAGATACAAGCCGATTATTACATTTGGATAGACAGACAGGTGCAGTTGAAGATTTACATTTTAAAGATATTACAAAGTTTTTCAAGCCGGGTGATACACTTGTCTTAAATGATACGAAAGTGATGCCTGCACGTTTGTTCGGTGTCAAAGTCGAAACAAATGCACAAGTTGAAATGTTGATGCTCAATCAAGTAGAAGGTAATGACTGGGAAGTTTTGTTGAAACCTGCAAAACGAATCAAGGTTGGTCAATCACTTAGCTTTGGGGACGGTAAAATCATTGCGACATGTATTGATACATTAGATCAAGGTGGACGTATTATGCGTTTAGAGTATGAAGGTATCTTACAAGAGCGCTTGGATGAGTTAGGTGAGATGCCACTACCACCTTATATAAAAGAGCGTTTGGACGATAAAGATCGCTACCAAACTGTTTATGCAAAAGAAACAGGCTCGGCGGCTGCCCCAACAGCAGGATTACATTTTACAGATAGTTTACTTCAAGACTTGCAAGCTATGGGCGTTCGATTAGCATTTGTCACACTACATGTAGGATTGGGTACTTTTCGTCCTGTGAGTGTTGATAATATTGATGATCATGAGATGCATAGTGAGTACTATATGATGTCTCAAGAAACGGCTGATCTATTGAATCAAACAAAGGCAGAAGGTCATCGAATTATTTCAGTCGGAACTACTTCGACTCGAACACTTGAGACTATTCGTCGTGATCATACGCAATTTGTTGCGACAAGTGGATGGACAGATATCTTTATCTATCCTGGTTTTGAATTTAAAGCAGTTGATGGTCAAATTACAAACTTCCACTTGCCGAAATCAACACTTGTGATGCTTGTGTCAGCGTTTAGCACACGTCAATTTGTATTGGATGCATATAAACATGCAGTCAAAGAATCATATCGTTTCTTTAGCTTTGGAGATGCGATGATTATTATTTAA
- the ruvB gene encoding Holliday junction branch migration DNA helicase RuvB: MEHDRMMDGHENTFDDDIELSLRPEYLRQYIGQSAIKSNLEVFIQAAKLREEPLDHVLLFGPPGLGKTTLSHIIANEMGVNMRTVSGPSIERPGDLAAILTNLQPGDVLFIDEIHRLSSVVEEVLYPAMEDFFLDIVVGKGEEARSIRIDLPPFTLVGATTRAGSLTGPLRDRFGVHLRLEYYSEVDLQHIIMRTAEVLGTSIDKESAFEIARRSRGTPRIANRLLKRIRDFQQVNQDDMIYIETTKHALQLLQVDDQGLDYIDHKMMACIIEQYNGGPVGLDTIAVSIGEERVTIEDVYEPFLIQKGFLERTPRGRKATPFAYEHFNYGQK; the protein is encoded by the coding sequence ATGGAGCATGACCGTATGATGGATGGACACGAAAATACATTTGATGATGACATAGAACTGTCATTGCGACCTGAATATTTACGTCAATATATTGGACAGTCAGCGATTAAGTCTAATTTGGAAGTATTTATTCAAGCGGCAAAGCTTCGTGAAGAGCCGCTCGATCACGTTCTATTATTTGGTCCACCCGGTCTTGGTAAAACAACGTTATCACATATTATCGCAAATGAAATGGGCGTCAACATGCGTACTGTGTCAGGTCCATCAATCGAACGTCCCGGAGACCTAGCGGCGATTTTAACGAATTTACAACCTGGTGATGTACTGTTTATTGATGAAATACATCGATTAAGTAGTGTAGTAGAAGAAGTTCTCTATCCTGCGATGGAAGACTTTTTCTTAGACATTGTTGTTGGAAAAGGTGAAGAAGCACGTAGCATACGTATTGATTTGCCACCGTTTACGCTTGTAGGCGCAACAACACGTGCTGGAAGCTTAACGGGGCCTTTAAGAGATCGTTTTGGTGTACACTTAAGGCTCGAGTATTATAGTGAAGTCGATCTACAACATATCATCATGCGTACTGCTGAAGTGCTCGGTACATCCATAGATAAAGAAAGTGCATTTGAGATTGCGAGACGTAGCCGTGGTACACCGAGAATAGCAAATCGCTTGTTGAAGCGAATTCGAGACTTCCAACAAGTGAACCAAGATGACATGATTTATATTGAAACGACGAAACATGCACTGCAATTATTACAAGTGGATGATCAAGGTCTCGATTATATTGATCATAAAATGATGGCTTGTATTATAGAGCAGTATAATGGTGGGCCAGTCGGCTTGGATACCATTGCAGTATCCATCGGAGAAGAACGTGTCACGATAGAAGATGTGTATGAACCTTTTCTCATACAAAAAGGTTTTCTCGAACGTACCCCACGTGGTCGGAAGGCAACACCTTTCGCCTATGAACATTTCAATTACGGACAAAAGTGA
- the ruvA gene encoding Holliday junction branch migration protein RuvA: protein MYAYIRGTVTELQPSHIVVETSSGIGYEIQTPNSYRFQSQLQQQVIVYTSLIVREDAQLLYGFINQEEKTMFLSLIKVTGIGPKSALAILAASTPAQVKRAIEQEDDAYLTQFPGIGKKTARQIILDLKGKVAVDTPVESGLFAVESNENEHIYKDALLALDALGYSKRELQKVEKAMQKEVFESVDAAVKFGLKQLIG from the coding sequence ATGTATGCATATATACGTGGTACAGTAACGGAACTACAACCTTCACATATTGTTGTTGAGACGTCTTCTGGCATCGGCTATGAAATTCAAACGCCGAATTCTTATCGTTTCCAAAGTCAATTGCAGCAACAAGTAATTGTATATACCTCTCTCATTGTTAGAGAAGATGCACAATTACTGTATGGCTTTATCAACCAAGAAGAAAAGACGATGTTTTTGAGTTTGATTAAGGTGACAGGTATCGGTCCGAAATCAGCACTAGCCATTTTAGCTGCCAGCACACCAGCTCAAGTGAAACGAGCGATCGAACAAGAAGATGATGCTTATTTGACGCAGTTTCCGGGTATTGGTAAAAAAACTGCACGTCAAATCATTTTGGATCTCAAAGGTAAAGTTGCGGTAGATACACCAGTTGAAAGTGGTTTATTCGCAGTGGAATCAAACGAAAATGAACATATTTATAAGGATGCCTTGCTTGCATTGGATGCGTTAGGTTATTCTAAGCGAGAGCTACAAAAAGTCGAAAAAGCGATGCAAAAAGAAGTATTTGAATCAGTTGATGCAGCTGTTAAGTTTGGCTTGAAGCAATTGATTGGTTAG
- a CDS encoding ribosomal-processing cysteine protease Prp, producing the protein MIHVDISLNEEGHITDVVMDGHADFAEHGQDIVCAGASAVVFGSVNAIMGLTSERPDIDYSDDGGYFHVRSVDTKNEQAQLILQAMLVSLQTIKDEYSDFIKLNLK; encoded by the coding sequence ATGATACACGTAGATATTTCGTTAAACGAAGAAGGTCACATTACAGATGTTGTAATGGATGGTCATGCTGACTTTGCAGAGCATGGACAAGATATTGTTTGCGCTGGTGCTTCAGCAGTTGTCTTTGGTAGCGTAAATGCTATTATGGGCTTAACATCAGAAAGACCGGATATTGATTATTCTGACGATGGTGGCTATTTTCATGTAAGAAGTGTTGATACTAAGAATGAACAAGCACAGCTTATACTACAAGCGATGCTCGTATCTCTACAAACAATAAAAGACGAATATAGTGATTTTATTAAATTAAATCTAAAGTGA
- a CDS encoding ACT domain-containing protein, whose product MTSKFYLIREDVLPFVVEKVLKVKASLKENPAMTVQEAVVLHDCSRSAFYKYRDTIFPLEDMKQNLEAFTIILYVNDKVGILAHILEKLSSLNFSVLTIHQSVPIDKKASITLSLNASKATLTAYEIINELRQIDYVYNVDIIGMNT is encoded by the coding sequence ATGACATCTAAATTTTATTTAATTCGGGAAGATGTATTGCCGTTTGTTGTTGAAAAAGTATTGAAGGTAAAAGCATCACTCAAGGAGAATCCAGCAATGACGGTACAGGAAGCAGTTGTTTTGCATGATTGTTCCCGCAGTGCTTTTTATAAATATAGAGATACGATTTTCCCTTTAGAAGATATGAAACAAAATCTTGAAGCATTTACAATCATATTATATGTGAATGATAAGGTAGGGATTTTAGCGCATATATTAGAGAAATTGTCATCATTAAATTTCTCGGTATTAACGATACATCAAAGCGTCCCAATTGATAAAAAAGCGTCAATTACTTTGTCGTTGAATGCGAGTAAAGCAACGCTAACTGCTTATGAAATTATCAATGAGTTGCGCCAAATAGACTATGTTTATAACGTAGATATCATCGGGATGAATACGTAA
- the tgt gene encoding tRNA guanosine(34) transglycosylase Tgt, translating to MPAVTYEHIKTCKQSGARLGIVHTPHGSFETPMFMPVGTKATVKTMSPEELKQMNTKILLGNTYHLWLQPGNDIVKQAGGLHKFMNWDGPILTDSGGFQVFSLSNLRKITEEGVEFRHHTNGSKLFLSPEDSIKIQNDLGSDIIMAFDECPPMPAEYDYVKNSLERTTRWAERCKKAHQRPEDQALFGIIQGGEYKDLRQQSAEALVALDFPGYAIGGLSVGEPKPVMYDMVEHTVQYMPEDKPRYLMGVGSPDALIECSIRGMDMFDCVLPTRIARNGTCMTSHGRLVVKNAQFKDDFRPLDENCDCYTCKNYTRAYLRHLIKADETFGIRLTTYHNLHFLLKLMEDIRQAIREDRLLDFKEEFFEQYGLNVENPKNF from the coding sequence ATGCCAGCAGTGACATACGAACATATTAAAACGTGTAAGCAATCAGGTGCACGACTTGGTATTGTTCACACACCACACGGGTCATTTGAAACACCAATGTTTATGCCAGTTGGAACGAAAGCAACGGTTAAGACGATGAGCCCTGAAGAATTAAAACAAATGAACACGAAAATTTTGCTTGGTAATACATATCATTTATGGTTGCAGCCGGGCAATGATATTGTGAAGCAAGCAGGCGGCCTTCATAAGTTTATGAACTGGGATGGCCCGATTTTGACGGATTCAGGTGGTTTCCAAGTATTTAGTTTAAGTAATTTAAGAAAAATTACAGAAGAAGGCGTTGAATTCCGTCATCATACGAATGGTTCAAAACTATTCTTATCACCCGAAGATTCTATTAAAATTCAAAATGACTTAGGATCAGATATTATTATGGCGTTTGATGAATGCCCACCGATGCCAGCAGAGTACGATTATGTGAAAAATTCATTAGAGCGTACAACAAGATGGGCAGAGCGCTGTAAAAAGGCACATCAACGCCCAGAAGACCAAGCGCTGTTTGGTATTATTCAAGGTGGTGAATATAAAGACCTTCGTCAGCAGTCTGCTGAAGCGTTAGTTGCGCTTGACTTCCCGGGATATGCGATTGGTGGCTTATCAGTCGGTGAACCAAAACCTGTGATGTATGATATGGTTGAACATACCGTTCAATATATGCCAGAAGACAAACCACGTTATTTGATGGGGGTAGGCTCTCCTGATGCATTGATTGAATGTAGTATTCGTGGAATGGACATGTTTGACTGCGTGCTACCAACACGTATTGCACGTAACGGTACTTGTATGACGTCACACGGACGTTTAGTCGTGAAAAATGCACAGTTCAAGGATGATTTTAGACCATTAGATGAAAATTGTGATTGTTATACATGTAAAAATTACACACGTGCATACTTACGTCATTTGATCAAAGCAGACGAAACGTTCGGTATACGCCTAACTACTTATCACAACTTACATTTTCTGTTAAAATTAATGGAGGACATTAGACAAGCTATTCGAGAAGATCGTCTTTTAGATTTTAAAGAAGAATTTTTTGAACAATATGGTCTAAATGTTGAAAATCCGAAAAATTTCTAG
- the rplU gene encoding 50S ribosomal protein L21: MFAIIETGGKQIKVEEGQEIYVEKLDVNEGDTFTFDKVLFVGGDAVKVGAPTVEGATVTATVNKQGRGKKITVFTYRRRKDSKRKKGHRQPYTKLTIEKINA; the protein is encoded by the coding sequence ATGTTTGCTATTATCGAAACAGGTGGAAAACAAATCAAAGTTGAAGAAGGCCAAGAGATTTACGTTGAGAAATTAGACGTAAACGAAGGTGACACTTTCACTTTTGACAAAGTCCTTTTTGTAGGTGGAGATGCTGTTAAAGTTGGCGCGCCAACAGTTGAAGGTGCAACAGTTACAGCGACAGTTAACAAACAAGGTCGCGGTAAAAAAATTACAGTATTCACATACCGTCGTCGTAAAGACTCTAAACGCAAAAAAGGTCATCGTCAGCCTTATACAAAGCTTACGATTGAAAAAATTAACGCTTAA
- the secDF gene encoding protein translocase subunit SecDF, producing MKKASRLVAFFVLVALLFGMMATTYKSVIKDVSLGLDLQGGFEVLYQVNPLEKGDKIDSTAVESTAKTLERRVNVLGVSEPKIQVEDKNRIRVQLAGVKDQSQARKILSSQANLTIRDSDDKVLLTGKDLVQGSAKQEFKQNTNAPAVTFKLKDSKKFARVTQEISEKDENVMVVWLDFQKGDSYQDEKTKEDPKYISAASVEQAIDSESVEISGGFQGEDGIAEAKQIADLLNSGSLPVDLKEIYSTSVGAQFGQDALDKTIFASVLGIGIIFAFMLLFYHIPGAIAVITLTTYIYLTMVAFNFIGGVLTLPGLAALVLGVGMAVDANIIMYERIKDEIRIGRTLKQAYKRANKSSFITILDANLTTVLAATVLFFFGESSVKGFATMLLLAILMSFVTAVFLTRILLSLLVHSNFFKKKMWLFGVKKKDIHDINEGYDVPDLHTPYDKIDFMKVAKPLFALSGIIIVAGIVIISIFKLNLGIDFTSGTRVDFQSDQPLKQAQVEKKMEDIDLKPNQMSIGGDKDQNASMQYKHDLTKEEISTLKDTLSKAYKADPSVNTVSPTIGQELAKNAMLAVILASIGMIIYITLRFEWRMGISSIISLLHDAFMIIAVFSLLRLEVDITFIAAVLTIIGYSINDTIVTFDRVREMLANVKVITKEEQIDYIVNSSIRQTLTRSINTVLTVVVVVVALLIFGASSIFNFSLALLIGLVSGVYSSIFTAVPLWGILKKRELRKSDNHKLVVYKRKRTNEEKVLV from the coding sequence GTGAAAAAAGCAAGTAGGTTGGTTGCCTTTTTCGTATTAGTTGCATTGCTATTTGGTATGATGGCAACAACATACAAAAGTGTAATCAAAGATGTTAGCCTAGGACTTGACTTACAAGGTGGTTTCGAGGTGCTCTATCAAGTTAATCCTTTGGAGAAAGGGGATAAAATTGATAGCACAGCAGTAGAATCTACTGCGAAGACATTAGAAAGACGTGTCAACGTACTAGGTGTTTCAGAACCAAAAATTCAAGTCGAAGATAAAAACCGTATACGTGTTCAATTAGCTGGAGTCAAAGACCAATCGCAAGCACGTAAAATCTTATCTTCACAAGCCAATTTAACAATCCGTGATTCAGATGACAAAGTATTATTAACGGGTAAAGATTTAGTACAAGGTTCTGCAAAACAAGAATTTAAACAGAATACAAATGCACCCGCTGTGACATTTAAGTTAAAAGACAGCAAAAAATTTGCGCGTGTCACACAAGAAATCTCTGAAAAAGATGAGAACGTCATGGTCGTGTGGTTAGATTTCCAAAAAGGAGATAGCTACCAAGACGAAAAAACGAAAGAAGATCCAAAATATATTTCAGCTGCATCTGTTGAACAAGCAATCGACTCAGAAAGTGTTGAAATCTCTGGTGGATTCCAAGGTGAAGATGGTATTGCGGAAGCAAAACAAATTGCTGACCTTCTGAATTCAGGCTCATTGCCAGTTGACTTAAAAGAAATATATTCAACATCAGTTGGGGCACAATTCGGTCAAGATGCGTTAGATAAAACAATCTTTGCATCAGTACTCGGTATCGGAATCATCTTTGCCTTTATGTTATTGTTCTACCATATTCCGGGTGCGATTGCGGTAATTACATTAACAACGTACATCTACTTAACAATGGTTGCATTCAACTTTATCGGTGGTGTGCTGACACTTCCAGGTTTAGCAGCCCTTGTATTAGGTGTTGGTATGGCCGTAGATGCGAATATCATCATGTATGAACGTATAAAAGATGAGATTCGTATTGGACGAACGTTGAAACAAGCATACAAACGAGCAAACAAGAGCTCATTCATTACGATTTTGGATGCCAACTTAACAACCGTATTGGCAGCAACTGTCCTATTCTTCTTCGGTGAAAGTTCAGTAAAAGGTTTCGCTACGATGCTCTTACTAGCAATTCTTATGAGTTTCGTTACAGCTGTATTCTTAACACGTATACTTTTATCGTTACTTGTTCATTCAAACTTCTTCAAGAAGAAAATGTGGTTGTTCGGTGTGAAAAAGAAAGATATTCATGATATTAATGAAGGCTATGACGTACCGGACCTTCATACACCATATGACAAAATTGACTTTATGAAGGTAGCCAAACCTTTATTTGCCTTGAGTGGTATTATTATCGTTGCAGGTATCGTCATAATCTCTATCTTTAAGTTGAATTTAGGGATTGATTTTACATCAGGTACACGTGTGGACTTCCAGTCTGATCAACCATTGAAACAAGCACAAGTTGAGAAGAAAATGGAAGATATTGACTTGAAACCGAACCAAATGTCAATTGGTGGAGACAAAGATCAAAATGCATCTATGCAATATAAACATGATTTGACAAAAGAAGAGATTTCTACCTTGAAAGATACGTTAAGTAAAGCTTACAAAGCAGATCCTTCAGTGAATACAGTTTCACCAACTATTGGTCAAGAATTAGCAAAAAATGCGATGCTAGCTGTTATACTTGCATCAATTGGCATGATAATCTATATCACATTGCGTTTTGAATGGCGTATGGGTATTTCATCAATTATTTCATTATTACATGATGCGTTTATGATTATCGCAGTGTTTAGCTTGTTGCGTTTAGAAGTAGATATTACATTCATCGCAGCAGTACTAACGATCATCGGTTACTCAATCAATGATACGATCGTTACATTTGACCGTGTACGTGAGATGTTAGCGAATGTTAAAGTAATCACAAAAGAAGAACAAATTGATTACATTGTGAACAGTTCTATTCGTCAAACGTTAACGCGTTCTATTAATACCGTATTAACCGTTGTTGTTGTTGTTGTTGCATTATTAATCTTTGGAGCATCCAGCATCTTCAACTTCTCATTAGCGTTATTAATTGGATTAGTATCTGGTGTGTACTCATCAATCTTTACAGCCGTTCCGTTATGGGGTATTTTAAAGAAACGTGAGTTACGTAAATCAGACAATCATAAACTCGTTGTTTATAAACGTAAACGTACAAATGAAGAAAAAGTATTAGTTTAA
- the yajC gene encoding preprotein translocase subunit YajC, with protein MSSIISLLPLILLFVVMWFFMIRPQQKRAKEHREMVEQLQSGQRVTTIGGIKGTVRAVDETTAVITVNGKGTELTFEKQAIKQVDPS; from the coding sequence ATGTCATCAATTATTAGTTTATTACCACTTATATTGCTGTTCGTTGTCATGTGGTTTTTCATGATTCGTCCGCAGCAAAAACGTGCAAAAGAGCATCGTGAAATGGTGGAGCAATTACAATCAGGTCAACGTGTAACAACTATCGGTGGTATCAAAGGAACTGTTCGTGCTGTTGATGAAACAACAGCAGTCATTACAGTGAATGGTAAAGGCACTGAACTTACTTTTGAGAAGCAAGCGATTAAACAAGTTGACCCATCATAA
- the obgE gene encoding GTPase ObgE: MFVDQVKIFLKAGDGGNGITAYRREKYVPFGGPAGGDGGRGASVVFEVDEGLRTLMDFRYQRQFKAKKGENGQSSNMHGKNAEDLVLKVPPGTIVKDVETEQTLADLVEHGQRAIIAKGGRGGRGNSRFATPKNPAPDFSENGEPGEELEVVLELKLLADVGLVGFPSVGKSTLLSIVSKAKPKIGAYHFTTIQPNLGVVVTPDQRSFVLADLPGLIEGASEGVGLGHQFLRHVERTKVIVHVIDMSGMEGRDPFEDYQTINHELKAYQQRLEDRPQIIVANKMDIPEAAEQLELFKEQLGPDTPVVPISSYTRENIDQLLYTIANTLEEVKDIDFNEEETADETNRVLYKHTPSQDKFVITRDDDGAYVVSGNAIERMFKMTDFNSDPAVRRFARQMRSMGIDDALRERGAENGDIVRILGGEFEFVE; the protein is encoded by the coding sequence ATGTTTGTCGATCAAGTTAAAATATTTTTAAAAGCAGGTGACGGTGGGAACGGTATTACCGCTTATCGTCGCGAGAAATATGTCCCATTCGGTGGCCCTGCTGGAGGCGATGGCGGTCGTGGTGCATCAGTCGTCTTTGAAGTGGATGAAGGTTTAAGAACATTAATGGACTTTAGGTATCAACGTCAATTTAAAGCCAAAAAAGGTGAAAACGGACAGAGTAGTAATATGCATGGTAAAAATGCGGAAGACCTCGTTCTAAAAGTACCTCCAGGCACTATTGTGAAGGATGTTGAAACCGAACAAACGCTCGCTGACTTAGTAGAGCATGGACAACGTGCGATTATAGCAAAAGGTGGTCGTGGTGGTAGAGGGAATTCACGTTTTGCGACACCTAAAAATCCAGCACCAGATTTCAGTGAAAATGGTGAACCGGGTGAAGAGTTAGAAGTTGTTCTTGAATTGAAACTTTTAGCAGATGTCGGCTTAGTAGGTTTTCCAAGTGTTGGGAAGTCAACGTTGTTGTCGATTGTTTCAAAAGCAAAACCGAAAATTGGTGCGTATCATTTTACGACAATTCAACCTAACTTAGGTGTTGTTGTGACGCCAGACCAACGAAGCTTTGTGCTGGCTGACTTACCAGGTCTTATTGAAGGTGCCTCTGAAGGTGTTGGACTCGGGCATCAATTTTTACGTCACGTTGAGCGTACAAAAGTCATTGTACACGTTATCGATATGAGTGGTATGGAAGGTCGAGATCCATTTGAAGATTATCAAACAATTAACCATGAGCTCAAAGCATATCAACAACGTTTAGAAGATAGACCGCAAATTATTGTTGCGAATAAGATGGATATTCCAGAAGCTGCAGAACAGTTGGAACTTTTCAAAGAACAATTAGGGCCAGACACGCCAGTTGTGCCAATTTCATCATATACGCGTGAAAATATTGATCAACTCCTTTATACAATTGCGAATACACTTGAAGAAGTGAAAGATATTGATTTTAATGAAGAAGAGACGGCAGATGAAACAAATCGTGTGTTATATAAACATACACCATCTCAAGATAAGTTTGTCATTACACGAGATGACGACGGCGCTTATGTCGTGAGTGGTAACGCAATTGAACGTATGTTCAAGATGACTGACTTCAATAGTGATCCAGCCGTACGTCGTTTTGCACGTCAAATGCGTTCGATGGGAATCGATGATGCATTGCGTGAAAGAGGTGCTGAGAATGGAGACATTGTCCGAATTCTTGGTGGTGAATTTGAGTTTGTAGAATAA
- the rpmA gene encoding 50S ribosomal protein L27, producing the protein MLKLNLQFFASKKGVSSTKNGRDSESKRLGAKRADGQFVTGGSILFRQRGTKIYPGENVGRGGDDTLFAKIDGVVKFERKGRDKKQVSVYAVAE; encoded by the coding sequence ATGCTTAAATTAAACTTACAATTTTTCGCATCTAAAAAAGGGGTAAGTTCTACAAAGAACGGACGTGACTCTGAATCAAAACGCCTTGGTGCAAAACGCGCTGACGGACAATTTGTTACAGGTGGTTCAATCTTATTCCGCCAACGTGGAACAAAGATTTACCCAGGTGAAAACGTAGGTCGTGGTGGCGATGATACATTATTCGCTAAAATCGACGGCGTTGTTAAATTTGAACGTAAAGGTCGCGACAAAAAACAAGTATCTGTATACGCAGTTGCTGAATAA